A single Lactuca sativa cultivar Salinas chromosome 8, Lsat_Salinas_v11, whole genome shotgun sequence DNA region contains:
- the LOC111877255 gene encoding uncharacterized protein LOC111877255: MDYGHSIHVTNTSRSINLPHRNLLEDIQEYNKTCRPLMKASFMGDWQAAKAIIDERQELVVFSITANQETLLHLAASAKNTKQTQEFLQNLVNMLEMKDLELEDRNSWNAFQIAVANGSKEMVDIMLQKNQALLSIPNMKNDFPLSLSAFFGHHDLTRHLYQLSEGTIDTYMTTTDLNSFVRHCIRSEMFDITLKLLTRFPYKMTDQTYMIILDELARRPDSLNTPKQNMIWKMVDPFFVKLHMKKGPSENDDQALNLLKKLLSICTTFKLDDQLRILKGPSDSQNNYKHPSGVLFVAVETGNTAFLIELFQVYPHLLTARNVNDDSIFHVAVMHRHLGIYNLLYEIGKRRLLSTTHTNAQGNTILHVVAQSSKEIQPQATSGASLLMQRELLWFQDVEKMLPRALRENKNNEGHTAYQIFFNDNKDLISNGLKWMNDCMVTTTLIVTVAFAVAFTVPGGYNQETGFPIFHHETSFLVFVIADAISLFSSSTSLLVFLSILTSRYGQRDFLHSLPQKLMLGLLTLFISVVAMMVTFAASFFVLYNNGLKWVPIVISILAAIPVMLFALLQLPVWSDMFRSTFDSRYLFNPRRRRMLYNKSRV, translated from the exons ATGGACTACGGGCATAGTATTCACGTTACAAATACTTCTCGTTCGATAAATCTACCGCACAGGAATCTACTCGAAG ATATACAAGAATACAACAAGACCTGTCGTCCACTGATGAAAGCATCATTTATGGGCGACTGGCAAGCTGCCAAGGCCATCATTGATGAACGACAGGAGCTGGTAGTGTTTTCTATCACTGCCAATCAGGAGACACTGCTCCATCTTGCTGCTTCAGCAAAAAACACCAAGCAGACACAAGAGTTTCTGCAAAATCTTGTAAATATGTTGGAAATGAAAGACTTGGAGCTTGAGGATCGCAATTCCTGGAACGCCTTTCAGATTGCAGTTGCAAATGGAAGTAAGGAAATGGTTGATATAATGCTACAAAAGAACCAAGCCCTGCTAAGTATCCCCAATATGAAGAACGATTTTCCATTAAGCTTAAGTGCTTTCTTTGGACATCATGACTTGACAAGGCATCTGTATCAACTTTCCGAGGGGACGATCGACACGTACATGACAACCACTGATCTAAATTCTTTCGTCCGCCACTGCATTAGGAGCGAAATGTTTG ATATAACATTAAAACTATTGACCAGATTCCCTTACAAGATGACCGATCAAACTTATATGATTATACTCGATGAATTGGCTCGAAGGCCTGATTCACTTAATACACCAAAACAGAATATGATTTGGAAAATGGTTGATCCat TTTTTGTGAAGCTGCATATGAAGAAGGGGCCTTCAGAAAATGACGATCAAGCCttgaatttattaaaaaaacttttgagtattTGTACCACATTCAAACTGGATGATCAACTTCGCATACTCAAGGGGCCTAGTGATTCTCAAAATAATTATAAACATCCTTCCGGAGTGTTATTTGTTGCTGTAGAAACGGGCAACACTGCTTTTCTGATTGAACTCTTTCAAGTATATCCCCATCTATTAACGGCCAGAAATGTGAATGATGACAGCATTTTTCATGTAGCTGTCATGCATCGTCACCTTGGCATCTACAATCTACTGTATGAGATTGGCAAAAGAAGGTTGTTATCAACTACACACACAAACGCACAAGGCAACACTATACTTCATGTTGTTGCCCAGAGTTCAAAGGAAATTCAACCTCAGGCCACATCAGGAGCATCTCTACTGATGCAACGAGAATTACTGTGGTTCCAG GATGTGGAGAAGATGTTGCCACGTGCTCTAAGGGAAAATAAGAACAACGAGGGTCACACAGCCTATCAGATATTCTTCAATGACAATAAAGATCTTATATCCAATGGTCTGAAATGGATGAATGATTGTATGGTAACTACGACACTTATAGTTACAGTAGCATTCGCGGTCGCTTTTACAGTTCCTGGTGGCTATAACCAAGAAACTGGCTTTCCTATCTTCCATCATGAAACTAGTTTCTTAGTCTTCGTAATAGCAGATGCTATTTCCTTATTCTCTTCCTCAACTTCACTGCTGGTGTTCCTCTCTATCTTGACTTCTCGTTATGGTCAACGAGATTTCTTGCACTCATTACCCCAGAAGCTAATGCTAGGTCTACTAACACTTTTCATCTCTGTAGTGGCCATGATGGTCACTTTTGCAGCCAGCTTCTTTGTCTTGTACAATAACGGGTTGAAATGGGTACCGATTGTTATCAGTATATTAGCTGCCATCCCAGTCATGTTGTTTGCTCTACTTCAGCTTCCAGTGTGGTCTGATATGTTCCGCTCCACGTTTGATTCTCGGTATCTCTTCAATCCCCGAAGAAGACGTATGTTATACAATAAATCAAGGGTGTAG
- the LOC111877212 gene encoding uncharacterized protein LOC111877212, which produces MTLFVDNQSTLDLMKNPVFHGRSKHIDIRYHFIRECVENGEIIVTHVCGKSQKADILTKSLARVKHEEMRDLIGVKKLVKLVPVFQLCFSISREANLLMLFFQICPSLFFIKSVPYAVSLLLGFTSHFGDKRLYYPCYIPTNYSCSKPDIQPVHFVNQSELTEHPYDVLFVATEKENTQTSD; this is translated from the exons ATGACATTGTTTGTAGACAACCAATCAACACTTGATCTGATGAAAAACCCTGTATTTCATGGTAGGAGCAAACATATTGACATCCGGTATCATTTTATCAGAGAGTGTGTTGAAAATGGAGAAATTATTGTTACTCATGTGTGTGGGAAGAGCCAGAAAGCAGACATTCTCACAAAGTCCCTAGCAAGAGTGAAGCATGAAGAGATGAGGGACTTAATTGGAGTGAAGAAG CTAGTAAAGTTAGTTCCTGTTTTTCAGCTTTGCTTTAGTATAAGTAGAGAGGCAAAT CTTTTAATGCTGTTTTTCCAGATTTGCCCTTCCCTGTTTTTTATCAAATCTGTCCCCTATGCAGTTTCTCTTTTGCTGGGTTTTACATCCCATTTTGGTGATAAAAGACTCTATTACCCCTGCTATATACCAACAAACTATTCATGTTCAAAACCGGATATCCAACCTGTCCACTTTGTCAACCAAAGTGAACTCACCGAACATCCTTATGATGTTTTGTTTGTTGCTACAGAAAAGGAAAACACTCAGACTTCTGATTGA
- the LOC111877211 gene encoding uncharacterized protein LOC111877211: MDYGHSIEVTNTSRSINLPHRDLLEDIQEYNKTCRPLMEASFMGDWQAAKAIIDERQELVQYSITANQETLLHLAASAENTKQTQEFLQNLVNMLEMKDLELEDRSSWNAFQIAVANGSMEMVDIMLQKNQALLSIPNMKNDFPLSISAFYGHHDLTRHLYQLSEATIDTYMTTKDLNSFVIHCIRSEMFDITLKLLTKFPYKMFYQTYMIILDELARRPDSLNRPKQNMIWKIIDPFFVKLHMKKGPSENDDQALNLLKRVLNICTTFKLDDQHRILKGPSDSQNNYKHPSGVLFVAVEMGNTAFLIELFQVYPHLLTARNVNDDSIFHVAVMHRHLGIYNLLYEIGKRRLLSTTHTNAQGNTILHVVAQSSKEIQPQTTSGASLLMQRELLWFQDVEKMLPRALRENKNNEGHTAYQIFFNDNKDLISNGLKWMNDCMVTTTLIVTVAFAVAFTVPGGYNQETGFPIFHHETSFLVFVIADAISLFSSSTSLLVFLSILTSRYGQRDFLYSLPRKLMLGLLTLFISVVPMMVTFAAGFFVLYNNGLKWVPIVISILAAIPVMLFALLQLPVWSDMFRSTFDSRYLFNPQRRMLYNNSRV; encoded by the exons ATGGACTACGGGCATAGTATTGAAGTTACAAATACTTCTCGTTCAATCAATCTACCGCACAGGGATCTACTCGAAG ATATACAAGAATACAACAAGACCTGTCGTCCACTGATGGAAGCATCATTTATGGGTGACTGGCAAGCTGCCAAGGCCATCATTGATGAACGACAGGAGCTGGTACAGTATTCTATCACTGCCAATCAGGAGACACTGCTCCATCTTGCTGCTTCAGCAGAAAACACCAAGCAGACACAAGAGTTTCTGCAAAATCTTGTAAATATGTTGGAAATGAAAGACTTGGAGCTTGAGGATCGCAGTTCCTGGAACGCCTTTCAGATTGCAGTTGCAAATGGAAGTATGGAAATGGTTGATATAATGCTACAAAAGAACCAAGCCCTGCTAAGTATCCCCAATATGAAGAACGATTTTCCATTAAGCATAAGTGCTTTCTATGGACATCATGACTTGACAAGGCATCTGTATCAACTTTCCGAGGCGACGATCGACACGTACATGACAACCAAGGATCTGAATTCTTTTGTCATCCATTGCATTCGGAGCGAAATGTTTG ATATAACATTAAAACTATTGACCAAATTCCCTTACAAAATGTTCTATCAAACTTATATGATTATACTCGATGAATTGGCTCGAAGGCCTGATTCACTTAATAGACCAAAACAGAATATGATTTGGAAAATCATTGATCCAT TTTTTGTGAAGCTGCATATGAAGAAGGGGCCTTCAGAGAATGACGATCAAGCCTTGAATTtattaaaaagagttttgaataTTTGTACCACATTCAAACTGGATGATCAACATCGCATACTCAAGGGGCCTAGTGATTCTCAAAATAATTATAAACATCCTTCCGGAGTGTTATTTGTAGCTGTAGAAATGGGCAACACTGCATTTCTGATTGAACTCTTTCAAGTATATCCCCATCTATTAACGGCCAGAAATGTGAATGATGACAGCATATTTCATGTAGCTGTCATGCATCGTCACCTTGGTATCTACAATCTACTGTATGAGATTGGCAAAAGAAGGTTGTTATCAACTACACACACAAACGCACAAGGAAACACTATACTTCATGTTGTTGCCCAGAGTTCAAAGGAAATTCAACCTCAGACCACATCAGGAGCATCTCTACTGATGCAACGAGAATTACTGTGGTTCCAG GATGTAGAGAAGATGTTGCCACGTGCTCTAAGGGAAAATAAGAACAACGAGGGTCACACAGCCTATCAGATATTCTTCAATGACAATAAAGATCTTATATCCAATGGTCTGAAATGGATGAATGATTGTATGGTAACTACGACACTTATAGTTACAGTAGCATTCGCGGTCGCTTTTACAGTTCCTGGTGGCTATAACCAAGAAACTGGCTTTCCTATCTTCCATCATGAAACTAGTTTCTTAGTCTTCGTAATAGCAGATGCTATTTCCTTATTCTCTTCCTCAACTTCACTGCTGGTGTTCCTCTCTATCTTGACTTCTCGTTATGGTCAACGAGATTTCTTGTACTCATTACCCCGGAAGCTAATGCTAGGTCTACTAACACTTTTCATCTCTGTAGTGCCCATGATGGTCACTTTTGCAGCCGGCTTCTTTGTCTTGTACAACAACGGGTTGAAATGGGTACCGATTGTTATCAGTATATTAGCTGCCATCCCAGTCATGTTGTTTGCTCTACTTCAGCTTCCAGTGTGGTCTGATATGTTTCGCTCCACGTTTGATTCTAGGTATCTCTTCAATCCGCAAAGACGTATGTTGTACAATAACTCAAGGGTGTAG